Genomic segment of Melospiza georgiana isolate bMelGeo1 chromosome 27, bMelGeo1.pri, whole genome shotgun sequence:
TCACAGGATGTACTTATTATCTTATCAGAATGCATTTATTGTCTTACCCACACTGGGAAGCTCCTTGTCCACAATTAAACCGGGAATAAACAAGAGCTGGAAACCTGGGAGTTCAACAGAACGTTACTAAAACTCAGCTTTTGTGGCTATAAAAGCCCTCAGGGATATCTGACAGattaaaagcatgaaaaatcACATTATTTGAAATAAGAAATACAGTGGGCTAGTGGAGCTGGGTGATTTTCTACCATCACATTAGAGGGTTCAGCACTAAACTTACCCTTAGGTGAGATGTGGCCGATGAGAACCTGAGGGCACTTATTTTACACCAACCCTCCCCAGGTAACTCTGGTTGCACACAAGCAGTCTGGGTGCCCTGGGATACTCTCCAGCACTGTTTTTGAGTTGAAAGAAGAGGTTTTTTCTCGTTGGAAGCCAATCCAGGCTCTCCTCAACTccacacagcagagccctggcccagcaggagcagaaacTACCAGAAACAGCCACTCAGTGGTGAGTTAGGGCATCTTATAACCCCCAAGATGCTTTTGATtgcttctcaaaaaaaaaaaaccacaattacCCTGCAATTCTTATGAACTGGGCACTGCCCCAGTGAAACCagagaggcagggaaaaaaCCAGAAGCACCCTGGGATGGAGAAGCCATGGCCAGAagttaaattattattttttataatttatggGGAACAAACCCCTCAGTTTGGGGGCTCCCGATCCCTCTGCAGCACTGATTAATTGGCAAAGCACGTTGTGGGTGCATTGCTCACAAACCTGAGCTCCAGCTgagccccacagctccagcctgggctcatTTCCTCAGCCCCTCTCTGTTCCTGAGCTGGGAACAGAGAATGCTCCAGTGGCTTTGGCATCCTCAGCCTCCCCTCAAGACCCAGAACAAAAGAACATCGTGGCCATCGGTTCTTTTTCAAAGGAGAACATGACTTTATTAGAATAAAGTTCCACGACTCAGGGGAGGTTCTGGAAGGAACACAGAGAGCCTGGCAGGTGCCCACACCTCAGGAGGCCTCTCTGGCTCCTGCTGTCCCAAAAAAAACATCGGCCCAGGAACTTGCCCGGgttcacagctgcagtgcctTCAGGGGACGTGCCCAAAGCGAGGTTATTTCAGGTTGTTTTTTAATCTCTCCAGGCACCTTGAGGAGCCCCAGCCAGAGGCTGGTATCTGCCCTGAACAGAGCCAAATTCAGTGAGATAAAGGCAGTGCAGGAGCCGCGtccccactgctgccctgcctcACCTCTGCTTTCGCTTCTCAGCTCTCAGCGAGGCTTTTGGAGGAGCTAAATCTGAACTGTGGCCTTGAACAGAGGGAAATTCACATTAAAACCCCAGGGAAAAGGTCAGAACACGATTCTGAGAGGTAAAGAAAATGAGAGAACTGTTCCATGCTCTGAGACCTGCTGGTGCCTAAATATTCTTGGAAATAATCACACTTTTGACTCATTTGCCATGAATTCAGCTGAAACGGCTTAAAAATGAGCCAACCCCAGAACAGAAAGAGCATCCAGGGGGACCTTCACTATCCTCCCTCTCCCACAAAAACCCTGATTATTCTTTTATTCTTATTaagcaatcccagcccaggccagcacCTGTTCGTGGAGTTTATTGGCACAATTCTAATTCCTGACTCTGGTTTGTGAGGGCCTGAGTCAGTCCCAGAGAAATCCCTCTGCTCTGAGATCAGCACCCAGTGGAAGTGTTAAAAAAGCAGTAAAGGAAATGTGTCATTAAAAACAAGGAGGTAAAACACTGCCTCACCTCGAGTACCATCACTTCACACTCAAAGGACAATTCCACTACACCCTGCAAGCACTTCAGTCTTGTTCAGAATCTTTCGCTCGAGTATTTACACATTGTCCAAATCCAGGATTATTAAGGAGGGTGAGGCTCAGTAAATCTTTGCCCCTTACCCACTCCCACTGgcaggaaaatgggatttttttcatgtttttctctaTTCTGCATTGGAAATGAGGACAGAAGATACAAACTGTGCAATTAGTGGTTGCAGGTTGATAATCTCTGGTGTTGCTGGAGAACTCAGGGAATCAGTGCCAGGCTCCTCAGTTCCCACTCAAATCTCTCAGCTTCTCCACGTTCCTAGCACTGATCCATCTCctccaggggcagcagaaggtcAGTTCTGTGTCATTTTAGGAGCTCTTTTCACAGGAAcaagctccagcagccaggggaTCATCCTCTACAGCCCATTAACGAGCAGCCAAGCAGTTTCCACAGGCGCGCTCCTACTCCCGACGGGATGGTGCATCCACAGAAGGGGCTTTTTTCCACAATTTCCTCCTCACGAAGCGACAGATTTCAACCATGAACCCCAAGGACACCACGTACATGGCCAGGCACCCAGCCTTGAGCAGCCAGTTGGGCTCTGGGGACGTCACCATGCCGTACGCGATCCACGCGCCCGCCCCGATGCGCAGcgccaggaagagcagcacgAAGAGGAAATCCACCAGCTTGCCCAGGGCGGTGTGGTAGGAGCCCATCTCCCGCAGGAACCAGCGGGTCTGCAGCAGGGGGTTGGTGATTTCGCTGACAAACACCACGGCGTTCACCTCCGTGGCCGAtttgcccagccccagcaccaggaTCATGCCGCAGATGCTCAGCGTGTGGTGGAGCAGCATCAGGTCCCCCTCGGTCTGGAAGTACAGGCACCAGCCCAGGTCAAAGATGAAGTAGCCCAAGGTCAGGGAGAGCACGTGGATCTGGAGAGGGGTGTTTGGTGAGCCTGCAATGGAAGGTGTGCataagaaaaatcttaaataaaaCCCCAGGctgttttaagattttctatttttctgctttatagATCAGTACAGGTCGATTGTGCTTCTCTCCCCGTGAATTTCCAGCCTTATCCAAGTGCCAGGAATTATTTGGCACTGTTAGCTGGATCTGGAGAGGGGTGTTTGGTGAGCCTGCAATGGAAGGTGTGCGtaagaaaaatcttaaataaaaCCCCAGGCTGTTTTaggattttctatttttctgctttatagATCAGTACAGGTCGATTGTGCTTCTCTCCCCCTGAATTTCCAGCCTTATCCAAGTGCCAGGAATTAGGTGGCACTATTAGCTGGATCTGGAGAGGGGTGTTTGGTGAGCCTGCAAGGGAAGGTGTGCATAAGCTCagggttttatttaatatttttctattttaagattttctatttttctgctttacagATCAGTACAGGTCGATTGTGCTTCTCTCCCCCTGAATTTCCAGCCTTATCCAAGTGCCAGGAATTATTTGGCACTATTAGGTGGATCTGGAGAGGGGTGTTTGGTGAACCTGCAATGGAAGGTGTGTGtaagaaaaatcctaaataaaACCCCAGGCTGTTTtaagattttctgtttttctgctttatagATCAGTACAGGTTGATTGTGTGTTTATCCTCCTGAATTTCCTGAATCAGGTGGCACTATTAGGTGGCACTATTTGGTTCTGCTTCCCCTTCACACCCCAGCCTGCCCCACACGTGGACCTGGAGAGGGGTATTCGGTGAACCTGCAAGTGAAGGTGTGCATAAGCTTGGGGGTTTTATTTAAGATTTGTctattttaagattttctatttttctgctttatagATCAGTACAGGTCAATCGTGCTTCTCTCCTCCTGAATTTCCAACATTATCCAAGTAGTGCCAGGAATTAGGTGCCAATATTTGGTTCTGCTTCCCCTTCACACCCACCCCATCTTGCCCCACCGCtgcttcctttctccttccagCCTTTTAGGACAGCAAGATCTCCATCAGCAGCACCATCTGAGATTTAAGGACAGCAAAACCCTGCAGATGAATTTCAGGAGTTATTGGACCCTTCAAGATGTGAGAGCACTTTGTTCTCCATGCCTCGCTACACCTGATGCTGCGATAACCTCAAGCTGCCAGCCTGGAAACTTTCAATTTGTACGTGGactagccaaaaaaaaaaaaaaaaaaatta
This window contains:
- the LOC131093896 gene encoding TLC domain-containing protein 5-like codes for the protein MVPIALEVSCSFAAWLCLYSCLCRWNGQRSCKWSCRLVTLLHGLLVTCLSGYVLFLDGPWPLTHAGSPNTPLQIHVLSLTLGYFIFDLGWCLYFQTEGDLMLLHHTLSICGMILVLGLGKSATEVNAVVFVSEITNPLLQTRWFLREMGSYHTALGKLVDFLFVLLFLALRIGAGAWIAYGMVTSPEPNWLLKAGCLAMYVVSLGFMVEICRFVRRKLWKKAPSVDAPSRRE